The proteins below come from a single Streptococcus hyointestinalis genomic window:
- a CDS encoding IS110 family transposase: MIFVGIDVAKNKHDVAVLNDKGKLILKPLTFSNTRAGFNLFINTLSQLKQDYLIALEDTGHYAFNLLDFLHEHGATVYTYNPLLIKEFAKSLSLRKTKTDKKDARTIALKLLSDPNREQFRHDNRKEELKILTRHIHRLKKKQSDWKVQYTRCLDIIFPEIDKIIGKHSDYAYELLSHYPSPQKMSEAGFEKLLEIKRLTMPKIQDILKVAPNSIGTTSEAREFELIEIIENIKHYKRLISKAENKVDELMAEFTSVITTVAGIGNRLGSIILAEIRNIHTFDKPAQLQAFAGLEPSIYQSGQLDTQGKMVKRGSPHLRWALIQALKSVARFSPAFKAYLRIKLDQGKHYNVAVAHVAKKLVRVLFHLLKNNTPFDESKVR; the protein is encoded by the coding sequence ATGATTTTCGTTGGCATTGATGTCGCTAAAAACAAACACGATGTAGCTGTCTTAAACGACAAAGGAAAACTTATTCTTAAACCACTCACTTTCTCAAATACTAGAGCTGGTTTTAACTTGTTCATAAATACCCTCAGTCAGTTAAAACAAGACTATCTCATCGCACTTGAAGATACAGGACATTATGCCTTTAATCTTTTAGATTTTCTTCATGAACATGGAGCAACTGTCTATACCTACAACCCTCTACTCATCAAGGAATTCGCCAAGTCATTATCACTTCGTAAAACCAAGACAGACAAGAAGGACGCCCGTACCATTGCCCTTAAGCTACTATCCGACCCTAATCGGGAACAGTTTCGTCATGATAATAGAAAAGAAGAACTGAAAATTCTAACGAGACACATTCACCGTCTCAAGAAGAAGCAGTCTGATTGGAAAGTACAATACACTCGGTGTTTGGACATCATCTTCCCTGAGATAGATAAAATCATTGGAAAGCATTCTGACTACGCCTATGAACTCCTATCACACTATCCCAGCCCTCAGAAAATGAGTGAGGCTGGATTTGAGAAGCTTCTAGAAATCAAACGATTAACAATGCCAAAAATACAAGATATTCTCAAGGTCGCTCCAAACTCTATCGGAACAACTTCAGAAGCTCGGGAGTTCGAACTCATCGAAATCATTGAAAATATCAAGCATTACAAAAGACTCATCTCTAAAGCTGAAAACAAAGTCGATGAGCTGATGGCTGAGTTCACCTCGGTCATCACAACTGTGGCTGGAATTGGAAATCGTCTTGGATCTATCATTTTAGCGGAAATTAGGAATATCCATACCTTTGACAAACCAGCCCAACTTCAAGCTTTTGCAGGGTTAGAACCATCTATCTACCAATCTGGACAACTAGATACTCAAGGTAAAATGGTCAAGCGTGGGTCTCCACATCTTCGATGGGCTTTAATACAAGCTTTAAAATCAGTGGCTCGCTTTTCCCCTGCTTTTAAAGCTTACCTAAGAATCAAGTTAGACCAAGGAAAACATTATAACGTCGCTGTTGCCCATGTCGCTAAAAAGCTGGTACGAGTATTGTTCCATCTTCTCAAGAACAATACTCCCTTTGATGAAAGCAAGGTGAGATAA
- a CDS encoding IS30 family transposase produces the protein MSTNHSTKKSLYSHLSASERGEISAYLKMGKTPSEIARLLGRHRSTISREIKRGSVSQVQDKNGKRIYSTVYFPDSGQRVYEINRRKSAYHKLSYCSQTFFKELEKALKTKPCCHSVDSFVQIYREKHPLEVIPSTKTVYRYIKDGLLRVKPIDLPKMVSIRKRSKVRPKATTKILGKSIEERPECINDRSEFGHWEIDLVLGKKTKGEAVILTLVERQTRFAIAVKLANKQAETINRAVKSLLSQYPIRSITSDNGSEFSSLSDLKGVEVYFAHPYASHERGTNENFNGLLREFLPKGVSLNSLTTEELNHYVSAINDRPRRLHKYKTVNILFGLAQTA, from the coding sequence ATGTCCACTAATCATTCTACCAAAAAATCGTTATACTCACACCTTTCAGCCTCTGAACGCGGAGAAATCAGCGCCTATCTCAAGATGGGCAAGACCCCCTCTGAGATTGCTCGTCTGCTTGGGCGTCATCGCTCAACCATCAGTCGGGAAATCAAACGAGGAAGTGTTTCTCAGGTTCAAGATAAGAACGGGAAACGAATCTACTCAACGGTTTACTTTCCAGATAGTGGTCAACGTGTTTATGAAATCAATCGTCGAAAAAGTGCCTATCATAAACTATCATACTGCTCCCAGACATTCTTCAAGGAACTTGAGAAAGCCCTGAAAACGAAACCTTGTTGTCACAGTGTTGATAGCTTTGTTCAAATTTACCGAGAAAAACATCCACTGGAAGTTATCCCTTCCACCAAGACAGTGTATCGTTACATCAAAGACGGACTGTTGAGGGTTAAACCGATTGATTTACCTAAGATGGTGAGCATCCGAAAACGGTCTAAAGTAAGGCCTAAGGCCACGACGAAAATCTTAGGAAAATCCATTGAAGAACGTCCAGAGTGTATCAATGACCGTTCTGAATTTGGGCATTGGGAGATTGATTTGGTTCTTGGCAAGAAAACCAAAGGTGAAGCTGTTATTTTGACCTTAGTAGAGCGTCAAACACGATTTGCCATCGCTGTAAAATTGGCTAATAAACAAGCAGAAACCATCAATAGGGCTGTTAAGAGCTTACTATCGCAGTACCCTATTCGCTCCATCACATCGGACAATGGCTCAGAGTTCAGTAGCTTGTCAGACTTAAAAGGTGTGGAAGTCTATTTTGCCCATCCTTATGCTTCTCATGAAAGAGGAACAAATGAAAATTTCAATGGTCTCTTGAGAGAGTTTCTCCCAAAAGGTGTCTCTCTTAACTCACTAACGACAGAAGAACTCAATCACTACGTCTCTGCTATCAATGACAGACCTAGACGACTTCACAAGTATAAAACCGTAAATATTTTGTTTGGGCTAGCCCAAACAGCTTAA